The Kribbella jejuensis region GGCGCGTCCTGTTGCACCGCCTCGGTCAGGGCGGCCGTGATGGCCGCGTGGTCGGCGTACCCCGATCGCACCAGGACGCGGGCCAGGCCACGCAGTTCCCGGGCGGTCCGCTCGTCGACGTGCATACCGCCCAGGTTAGTCGACCGTGCTACTTCACACCGCCGGCGGTCACCGAGACTTGCAGTTGCCGCTGGAAGATGATGTAGACGACCAGTACCGGTGCCACCGTGATCACCACGGCCGCGAACAGTGCACCGAAGTCCACCGCGTACCCGGCCTGGGACGCGAACGACGCCATGCCCTGGGAGAGCACGTAGTTGTTCGAGTTGGTGTTCAGCGCCACGGGCAGCAGGAACTGGTTCCACAATCCGAGGAAGTTGAAGATGGCGACCGACGCCATCCCCGGCCGCGCCATCGGCAGCATCACCGAGAAGAACGACCGCCACTCCCCCGCGCCGTCGATCTGCGCCGCCTCGTACACCTCTCCCGGCAGCGCCTTGAAGAACGCGTGCAGGAAGAACACTGTGAACGGCAACGCGAACGCGACGTAGGTGATGATCAACCCCGGCAGGGTGTTCAGCAGCGCGAGATTCTTCAGCACGAAGAACAGCGGCACGATCGCCAGGAAGACCGGGAACGTCAGTCCGGCCAGCATCGAGTAGTAGATCAGCCGGTTGCCGGGGAACGTGAACCTGGCCAGCACGTACGCGCACATCGCGCCGAGGATCATCACCAGCACCAGCGAGGAGCCGACGACGATCACGGTGTTCAGGAAGTACCGGCCGATACCGGCTGTGGTCCAGGCGTTCGCGTAGTTGCTGAACCGGAGCTTGTGCGGCAGCGACAGCGGGTTGCCCAGCACCTCCTGGGTCGACTTGAACGAGGACAGCAGGGTCCACAGCAGCGGCAGGATGACCAGCAGCGACCACACGATCAGCGCGATGTGGGCGGTGGTGGCGACTCCCTTGCCTTCCCGGGATCCCTTGCCGGAGGCACGGGGCGCGGCCACCACGCCGGCCCGGTCGGCGGTTGTCGTCATCGGCGTACCTTTCGCTCACGTCCGCCGGTCAGGGCGTTCACCAGGAAGACCAGCAGCGCGAACAGCATCGTCACGGCGGCCAGGATCACACCCATCGCGGTGGAGTAGCCGAACTGACCCTTGCTGAACGCCGTGGTGAACAGTTGCTGCGGCATGACCAGTGTCGAGTTCTGCGGGCCACCGCCGGGGTTCAGCGCCTGCATGTACACGAAGGCGTCGAGGGCGGCGATCCCGAGGTAGATGTACGCCGTCTGCACGTTGTCGCGGATCAGCGGCAGGGTGAGGAACACCGCGGTCCGGAACCGGCCGGCGCCGTCGATCCGGGCCGCCTCGAACACCTCCGGGTCGATGCCCCGGATGGCGGCGATGAACAGCACCATGTAGAAGCCGACGAAGCCCCAGATCATCACGAACATCGAGGCCGGCATCGCGGTCCGGGCGTCACCGAGCCAGGCGTAGTTCTCGAACTGGTGCAGCCCGATCTTCGACAGCACCGCGTCCAGGATGCCCGAGGCCGGGGTGAACACCTGGGCCCAGATCAGGCCGATCACGATCGCCGGGATCACGTACGGGAAGAACGACACGATCCGGTAGAAGCCGGAGTTCCGCAGCCCGCGGACCGTACCGGTGCCCGAACCGCCGATCGTCACCAGCGTGGCCAGCGTCAGCGCCAGCACGATGGTCACGAGCGGTACGACGATCGCGAGCTCGATGTTGTTGCGGACGGCCTTCAGGAAGATGTCGTCGTGGAACAGCTTCACGTAGTTGTCGAAGCCGACGAAGTTCATTCCCGAGCTGAAGCCGGACCAGTCGGTCAGCGAGTACCACAGCGCCTGGACGAACGGCGAGACCACGAAGATCACGAAGACCGCGAGCGGCAGTCCGAGGAACACGACCATGAAGCTGACCCGGTCGAAGGTCAGCGGGCGGCGGCGCCGGCGGGCGGACCTTTTCGGTCCGCCCTCCGTCACGACATCTTGCGTGATGGTCACTTGGTGACCGGAATCTTCTTGATGGAGCTGTCGTTGCGCACCTTGTCGGTGATCTGCTGCAGGCCCTTGGTCAGGCCGGCCGCGTCCAGCTGACCGGACAGGAACGAGTTCCAGACCACGAGCTGGTCGGTGTTCATGCCGTACAGGCCGAACACCTGGTAGTCGAAGACGTTGGTGCCGGCCGCGTCCAGCATCTGCGTCTGCGACTGCAGAGCGGTCGAGCCGAAACCGTCCGCGGGCACCAGACCCTTGACGATCGTCGGCGCGAGCCGGGTCTTGGCGAAGTTGGTCGCCGCGTCCTTGGACAGCATGGCCCGCAGCAGCTCCTTGCCACCGGCAACGTTCTTGCCCTTCGACGGCACGATGAACGGCTCGCCGGCCGCGCTCCGCAGCGACTCCCACGGCAGCTTCGGGCTGGAGGTGAGCGTGGGCTCCGGGATGCCCTTCATGTCGAAGCCGGCCTTGGTGGCCTTCTTCATCTCGTTCTCGATCCAGGAACCCGACGGGTACAGGATCGCCTGCTGGTCGTTGCTCCACTTGGCCTGCGCGGCGGTGAACTGCGTACCGGCGCCGCCGGGGACGAAGTACCCGTTCTTGACCATGGTCTCCATGGCCTTGAACACGCCCTGGAGCTGCGGCAGCGACCAGCAGTTCTCCTTGAGGTTCTCCAGCGCCAGCCGGACCTCGTCGCCACCCTCCTTGATCGCGGAGTCGACGGCCAGGGTGTGGTAGTACGTCGCGGCTTCCTTGCCCCAGACGAACAGGTACTTGCCCTTCGCCTTGGCCTTCGCGCCGAGGTCGAGCAGCTCGTCGTACGTCTTCGGCGGGGTCCAGCCGTTCGCCTTGAACAGGCTGTCGGAGTACCACAGGCCGTAGAGGGTGAGTACGTAGTTCATGGCAACGAACTTGCCGTCGAACGTACCGGGGTTCTTGGCGCCCGGGTACAGCGTGTCGGCGATCTTCTTGCCCTCGTAGTTGTTGGCCTCGAAGACGTCGTCCAGGGTCTCCAGCTGATCCAGGATCGTGTTGAAGCCGATCTGGTTCGCGCCGGAGTTGTCGATCAGGTCCGGCGGGTTGCCGCCGACGAAGCGCGGCTGCAGCTGCTGGGCGATCTGCGTGGACGGCGACACCTTGACCGTCGAGCCCGAGTGCTTCTGCTGCACGATGTTGGCCGCGAACGACACGTAGTCGTAGCCGTAGCCGCCGTTGAAGATGACCGCGTCGACGGTCGACTTGTCCGCCATCCCGAACGGGTTGTCCGCGCTCTTCGTGCCGCCCTGCTGCGAGCCGCTGTTGCTGTTGTTGTTGTTGCCACTGGTCGCGCAACTGGCGAGTGCACCGCCAAGGGGAAGCACCGCGGCCGCCGCCAGGCTCCCTCGCAGGAGACTCCGACGTCCGATCTTGCTGGTCTCGCTCATGTGGTCCTGCCTCTTCTCACTAGATTCCCGACGGTGCTGTTGGCACCTGCCCCTTGTGGTGAGCGTCCCCCGGTCCGTAGGCGGCCAGCGCTCGGCGCGGCTGGAAGCTCTGAAATCCAGCCACACGGTCAGCAGCAGTACGCACTCGAACGCGCACTGCTCGCTCAAGTAGTTTCGCATTGTCTTTGCCAAAGTCGTTCGGCGTCAAGCCTTCGAGCGGCGAGTCGTGAACCGGTGCCGCAACCCCGAAGTCCCTTGTAAAACACACGCTCCCACGCTTGCCGTACTCCACCCGGACCGCGACCGACGCGCCCAATCCGATCCCATTTCGTAACCTCATGGCAAGTGGATAGCTGCTCGAAAAGGCAGAAACCCGATCACCGGCGTGCAGCCAGTGATCGGGTCTCTTGAGTATGTCTTTACTTACCAGCCGCAGTTACCAGCCGCGTTCGGCGAGGCGGTGCGGCTGCGGGATCTCGTCGACGTTGATGCCGACCATGGCCTCGCCCAGGCCGCGGGAGACCTTGGCGATCACGTCGGGGTCGTCGTGGAAGGTGGTTGCCTTGACGATCGCCTCGGCGCGCTGGGCCGGGTTGCCCGACTTGAAGATGCCGGAGCCGACGAACACGCCCTCGGCGCCCAGTTGCATCATCATCGCGGCGTCGGCCGGAGTGGCGATGCCGCCGGCCGTGAACAGCACGACCGGGAGCTTGCCGAGCTGGGCGACCTCCTTGACCAGCTCGTACGGCGCCTGCAGCTCCTTGGCCGCGACGTACAGCTCGTCCTCGGGCAGGCTCTGCAGCTTGCGGATCTCCTGGCGGATCTGCCGCATGTGGGTGGTGGCGTTGGATACGTCACCGGTACCGGCCTCACCCTTGGAGCGGATCATCGCCGCGCCCTCGGTGATCCGGCGGAGCGCCTCGCCGAGGTTGGTCGCGCCGCAGACGAACGGGACGGTGAAGTTCCACTTGTCGATGTGGTTCGCGTAGTCGGCCGGGGTGAGCACCTCGGACTCGTCGATGTAGTCGACGCCGAGGCTCTGCAGCACCTGCGCCTCGACGAAGTGGCCGATCCGGGCCTTGGCCATCACCGGGATCGAGACCGCGTTGATGATCGAGTCGATCATGTCCGGGTCGCTCATCCGGGACACGCCGCCCTGGGCGCGGATGTCGGCCGGGACCCGCTCCAGCGCCATCACCGCGACCGCGCCGGCGTCCTCGGCGATCTTGGCCTGCTCGGCGGTGACGACGTCCATGATCACGCCGCCCTTGAGCATCTCCGCCATGCCGCGCTTGACCTTGGCGGTCCCGGTCGCGGGCGTCTGGTTCTCGGTCACTGCATCCTCCTGGTCGTGGGCCTCGGTTCCAGGTTAGGAGGCATCGGGCAATTGACTTCAGTCCACTCCGAATCAAGTGGACTGAAGCGCATCGCCGAGCCGGGCGACCACGAGCCGCAGCGTGGCGGGTGGT contains the following coding sequences:
- a CDS encoding carbohydrate ABC transporter permease, producing MTTTADRAGVVAAPRASGKGSREGKGVATTAHIALIVWSLLVILPLLWTLLSSFKSTQEVLGNPLSLPHKLRFSNYANAWTTAGIGRYFLNTVIVVGSSLVLVMILGAMCAYVLARFTFPGNRLIYYSMLAGLTFPVFLAIVPLFFVLKNLALLNTLPGLIITYVAFALPFTVFFLHAFFKALPGEVYEAAQIDGAGEWRSFFSVMLPMARPGMASVAIFNFLGLWNQFLLPVALNTNSNNYVLSQGMASFASQAGYAVDFGALFAAVVITVAPVLVVYIIFQRQLQVSVTAGGVK
- a CDS encoding carbohydrate ABC transporter permease translates to MTITQDVVTEGGPKRSARRRRRPLTFDRVSFMVVFLGLPLAVFVIFVVSPFVQALWYSLTDWSGFSSGMNFVGFDNYVKLFHDDIFLKAVRNNIELAIVVPLVTIVLALTLATLVTIGGSGTGTVRGLRNSGFYRIVSFFPYVIPAIVIGLIWAQVFTPASGILDAVLSKIGLHQFENYAWLGDARTAMPASMFVMIWGFVGFYMVLFIAAIRGIDPEVFEAARIDGAGRFRTAVFLTLPLIRDNVQTAYIYLGIAALDAFVYMQALNPGGGPQNSTLVMPQQLFTTAFSKGQFGYSTAMGVILAAVTMLFALLVFLVNALTGGRERKVRR
- the ngcE gene encoding N-acetylglucosamine/diacetylchitobiose ABC transporter substrate-binding protein, translating into MSETSKIGRRSLLRGSLAAAAVLPLGGALASCATSGNNNNSNSGSQQGGTKSADNPFGMADKSTVDAVIFNGGYGYDYVSFAANIVQQKHSGSTVKVSPSTQIAQQLQPRFVGGNPPDLIDNSGANQIGFNTILDQLETLDDVFEANNYEGKKIADTLYPGAKNPGTFDGKFVAMNYVLTLYGLWYSDSLFKANGWTPPKTYDELLDLGAKAKAKGKYLFVWGKEAATYYHTLAVDSAIKEGGDEVRLALENLKENCWSLPQLQGVFKAMETMVKNGYFVPGGAGTQFTAAQAKWSNDQQAILYPSGSWIENEMKKATKAGFDMKGIPEPTLTSSPKLPWESLRSAAGEPFIVPSKGKNVAGGKELLRAMLSKDAATNFAKTRLAPTIVKGLVPADGFGSTALQSQTQMLDAAGTNVFDYQVFGLYGMNTDQLVVWNSFLSGQLDAAGLTKGLQQITDKVRNDSSIKKIPVTK
- the pdxS gene encoding pyridoxal 5'-phosphate synthase lyase subunit PdxS, translated to MTENQTPATGTAKVKRGMAEMLKGGVIMDVVTAEQAKIAEDAGAVAVMALERVPADIRAQGGVSRMSDPDMIDSIINAVSIPVMAKARIGHFVEAQVLQSLGVDYIDESEVLTPADYANHIDKWNFTVPFVCGATNLGEALRRITEGAAMIRSKGEAGTGDVSNATTHMRQIRQEIRKLQSLPEDELYVAAKELQAPYELVKEVAQLGKLPVVLFTAGGIATPADAAMMMQLGAEGVFVGSGIFKSGNPAQRAEAIVKATTFHDDPDVIAKVSRGLGEAMVGINVDEIPQPHRLAERGW